TGAAAAAGGGGGAATGATTAAGTGTTTGCCTGTTCCCGAGGGTGACAGACTTTCTCGAAAAGATCTCGATGATCTGATTGCTTTTGTAGGCAAGTACGGAGCCAAAGGGATGGCATGGATGAGGGTCAAAGATGGAAAACTCGAATCCAATATCGTAAAGTATTTCTCGGATTCTATACAACAGAAGCTTCTTGAAGTTACGGGCGCCAGGGAGAATTATACCCTTCTCTTTGTCGGTGATGTAAAGAAAAAGGTAGTCTACGATAGTATGGCAAACCTTCGTCTCCATCTAGGAGATCGGTTTGGTCTTCGCAAGAAAGGGGAGCTTAAGTTTGTTTGGGTAGTGGACTTTCCTCTTTTTGAGTGGAACGAAGAAGAAAACCGTTACGACGCTGTTCATCATCCTTTTACAGCACCAAAACTGGAGGATATGGCACTGCTTGAAACCGATCCTCTCAAAGTACGATCTGATGCGTATGACCTCGTTCTCAATGGTATCGAACTGGGGGGAGGGTCTATTCGTATCCATGATATGGAGCTTCAGGCAAAGATCTTTGAACTTCTTAAGATCTCTCGTGAGGAAGCACGGGAGAAATTTGGCTTTCTTCTTGAGGCACTGGAGTTTGGAGCCCCGCCTCATGGAGGGCTTGCCTTTGGTCTTGATCGGATGGTGATGGAATTTCAGGGACTTTCCAATATCCGGGATGTGATTGCTTTCCCCAAAACACAGAAGGGTACCGATATGATGTGTGACTCTCCTTCGGAGGTAACTCCAAAACAGCTTGAAGAGCTTGGTATCAAAGTAGTTGAGTATAGAGCGAATAAGTAAATTCATTCATACAGAGGAGTTTTTTTATGAGACAGGGTTCTAAGAAACGGGGAAAAAACTTTCTTCGTCGAATAGTTGTGGCGATAATGTTTTTCGTGTTAGCAGGGATTCATTTTGTGCTTTTTGGTCAGTGGATTACTTTTGTGTTTGCTATTGGTGCTACCGTACTTACGTGGTTTCTTGAGGCTTGGCTTTATCCTAAACGAGGTGTTATTTTGTTTGCCTTTGGAGGGATGATTCTGGGATATTTTGTCGCAAACCTTGTGTGGAATGTTGTCAATCAGATGGCTCTTCTTCGATTGCCTCAGGCGTATCAATTTTATTTTCTGGCAGCCATGATGTATGTGGGTTTTTATCTTCCCTACAGTGCCAAGCGCCTAGCTTTTGGGGGTATTGGACTGGAAGAAGAAAAATCTTCGGTGGAGCTGAAGATTCTTGATACCAGCGTGATTATTGATGGCCGTATTGCCGATGTTGCGGACACAGGATTTCTTTCAGGGGTGGTTATCATCCCCAAGTTTGTATTGAACGAGATCCAGGCGCTGGCGGACTCTCGGGATCCGATCAAGCGGAGCCGGGCAAGACGCGGTCTGGATATTCTCAACAAGCTCAAGGAAAATTCTCTTATTGAACTTCGTATTGTTTCACGGGATTTTCCGGATATTCGAGGGGTGGATATGAAGCTCATTGCACTTGCCAAGGAACTTCATGCCAATATTGTTACTAACGATTACAACCTCAACAAGATTGCCAAACTGGATGATATCCGGATTTTAAATATCAATGATCTTGCGAATGCGTTGAAGATGGTGTTTTTGCCAGGTGAGGAGCTGGAACTTGACGTGCTCAAAGAAGGCAAGGAGCCCAATCAGGGAGTGGGATATCTTCCTGATGGTACGATGGTCGTTGTAGCCAATGGTCAGTCGTACATTGGACGAAAGGTTGTGGTGAAGGTAACAAGTGTTCTCCAGACATCGGCTGGGAGAATTGTGTTTACCGAGGTAAAGAAATAAATGTTTCGTGTAGGGTTGGGCTATGATCTTCACAGACTGGCTCCCGGGCTTCCGCTCTGGATTGGGGGAGTGGCCATAGAGTCTGCCTGGGGATGCATAGCTCATTCTGACGGGGATGTTCTTATTCATGCTCTTATCGATGCACTGGTGGGACCTTTTGCCCATACGGATATAGGGTCACTTTTTCCTGATAGTGATCCCCGCTACAAACAGGTACGAAGTGTCGAACTTCTCACCGATGTTGTTGAACGATTTTTAAAGGACATTACCATTCACAACATTGATGTGGTTATCATCCTTGACCAACCAAAACTTTCTCCCTATCGTGATCGTATCCGTCAGACTCTCGCTGATATTCTTGGTATTTCTCTTGACGCTATTCATGTAAAGGCGAAAACATCAGAAAAGACTTCTGAGAATACTATATCCTGTTATGTTGTGGCGTTACTCGAAAAAAAATCTAAGGAGAAAAATCATGTTTTCAAAGAAAGAAAAACCCAAACCTCAAACAATGAAAGAAAAAATCCTTTACAATCTCAAAGAGATCTTTGAGGCGTACGTTATTGTTTTGATTTTACGTATTTTTTTGCTTGAGGCCTATCAGATTCCCACCCAGTCGATGGTTCCCAATCTTCTTGTTGGAGATATTTTCATGGTTTCCAAACTCGGGATGGGATCGTATATCCCTCTGGTACATGGCAAGATTCCTGGTTTTCGTAACCCAAAGAAAAACGATATTGTGGTATTTATTTCTCCAGCGTGGAACTCTCCTGGCATCTGGGGAGAGGTAGTGTCGCTTTTTAGTCTCTCTCTTATTAATATTGACAATACCTACGACAATCCTAAAAACCTTGTGAAGCGTGTGGTGGCTGAACCTGGCGATAGAATTGCTATGTCCAACAGTCAGCTTATCATCAATGGAAAACCTGTTGAGACGACCTTTGTGGTGATGAAAAATGAAAAGGTCATGGCACCCAGTAAACAGGTTTCGTATTATGATTTTAATGTTTATGAGGAGTCATTCGGGAATGAAAGGCGGATTGTTCAGCATCTTTTGGGGCGGTATTTTCTTTTTAATATTCCTACCTTTTCAGAGGCTATGAGGTATCTCACAACGGATACCATTGTAACGAACTTTGATGCGTATCGTCTGGTGCTGTTGTGGCATTTTCCCGAGGTCTATATTCCCAAAAAGGGGGATGTGCTTGATCTTACGAAGACGACAGGGTATGAAAAGTATCTCTACAAGCTTCTTGTAGAGAGGGAATCGAAGGGGCGTGTGGAAATTCATGAGGGGAAATTTTTCCTCAATGGCGTAGAGCTTACTCGATGGACAGTTCGGGATGATTACTACCTCTGTATGGGAGATAATCGAGACTTGAGTGAGGATGGGCGGTATTTTGGTCTCGTGCCGAGAAATAATATTTTCGGCCAACCGCTTCTTCGATACTTCCCTTTTACACGCCTGGGAATATGGCTTTTCAATGAAACAAGGCGATCGATTTTAAAAAGAGAACTCTAAAAAGGAAAATAGCGCTTGTTTCCTCGAGGCCTGGAGAGAGGTTTGTTGCTGAAACCATTTTTTGTCTTGAAATAGGGAATATGCAACCTATTCTCTGGATGAAAATACTATAAAAGAAGTTGTCTGCCTTCATTTTTAGAGTTTTGAGCATTTTTATCTTTTTTTGACTTTTTTCTGGATTGGGTTTATTATACCTCTGGAGAAAGGGGTGTGGATATATTTTCCCGGAGGTTTTCCATGATACTCCAGACGAAGCCTATTCGAGTACTGCTTGTTGAGGATGAGTCTATTCTCGCTCTGGCTCAAAAAAAAGAGCTGGAGCATCTAGGATACGAGGTTCTTGTGGCGACGAATCCTGAAGAAGCGCTGAGAGTAGGCACATCAGAAAAAGCTCTCGATGTTATTTTGATGGATATTGATCTGGGCAAAGGGAAAAAAGACGGAACAGAAATAGCCAGTGAAATTCTTAGCAAGCGGGATATTCCGATTGTTTTTCTCTCTTCCCATACTGAGTTAGAGATTGTAGAGAAAACCGAAAGTATTACCTCTTATGGCTATGTTGTGAAAAGCTCCGGGTGTATGGTACTTGATACGTCGATTAAGATGGCGCTTCGCCTCTTCCAATCAAAACAGCAAAAAAAACAAAAAGCCGAGGAACACGAACGTCTTACCCGCCAACTTCGTATCAATGAAGATCGTCTTTCAAAGATCATGGTGGCCGTAAACGATGGTATCTGGGACTGGGATCTTGGTACCAACCAGGTGTACTATTCCCCTCGTTATTACACGATGGCCGGTTATGAGGTAAACGAGTTTCCTTTTCATCCAGAAGAGTTTTTCTCACGACTGTATCCAGAGGATGCAGCAAGGGTCAAAGAGGAGGTAGAGAAACACCTTAGAGGAGAAACAGATCGATTTGTCTTGGAGTTTCGTTTTCGACGAAAGGATTCTTCCTGGATGTGGATTCTTGGCAGGGGATACATTGTTGAGAGAGATCAACAAGGAAAACCTCTCCGTTTTCTCGGGACTCACACTGATATCAGTGAAAGGAAACGTATGGAAGAGGCTCTTATTGAGAGCCGAAACCGCTACCAGGCTATAGTGGATCAGTCTTTTGATGGTATAGCTCTCTTTTCTTCCACCGGTAGCATCCTGCAATGGAATAAAAAAATGGCTGAGATAACAGGATTTGGCTTGTCAGAAGTTGAGGGGAAGTTTATCTGGGAAATTATGATACAACTTGCACCTCCAGAGATTCGTTCCTCCGAGCTGTATCATCAGCTTAAAGATGGATTTCTCGAGTTATCGACGGGGAAAAGAACAGAGTGGGAGGGCAAGCCCAGGGAACAACGAAT
This sequence is a window from Thermospira aquatica. Protein-coding genes within it:
- a CDS encoding PIN/TRAM domain-containing protein, translating into MRQGSKKRGKNFLRRIVVAIMFFVLAGIHFVLFGQWITFVFAIGATVLTWFLEAWLYPKRGVILFAFGGMILGYFVANLVWNVVNQMALLRLPQAYQFYFLAAMMYVGFYLPYSAKRLAFGGIGLEEEKSSVELKILDTSVIIDGRIADVADTGFLSGVVIIPKFVLNEIQALADSRDPIKRSRARRGLDILNKLKENSLIELRIVSRDFPDIRGVDMKLIALAKELHANIVTNDYNLNKIAKLDDIRILNINDLANALKMVFLPGEELELDVLKEGKEPNQGVGYLPDGTMVVVANGQSYIGRKVVVKVTSVLQTSAGRIVFTEVKK
- the ispF gene encoding 2-C-methyl-D-erythritol 2,4-cyclodiphosphate synthase — protein: MFRVGLGYDLHRLAPGLPLWIGGVAIESAWGCIAHSDGDVLIHALIDALVGPFAHTDIGSLFPDSDPRYKQVRSVELLTDVVERFLKDITIHNIDVVIILDQPKLSPYRDRIRQTLADILGISLDAIHVKAKTSEKTSENTISCYVVALLEKKSKEKNHVFKERKTQTSNNERKNPLQSQRDL
- the lepB gene encoding signal peptidase I, encoding MFSKKEKPKPQTMKEKILYNLKEIFEAYVIVLILRIFLLEAYQIPTQSMVPNLLVGDIFMVSKLGMGSYIPLVHGKIPGFRNPKKNDIVVFISPAWNSPGIWGEVVSLFSLSLINIDNTYDNPKNLVKRVVAEPGDRIAMSNSQLIINGKPVETTFVVMKNEKVMAPSKQVSYYDFNVYEESFGNERRIVQHLLGRYFLFNIPTFSEAMRYLTTDTIVTNFDAYRLVLLWHFPEVYIPKKGDVLDLTKTTGYEKYLYKLLVERESKGRVEIHEGKFFLNGVELTRWTVRDDYYLCMGDNRDLSEDGRYFGLVPRNNIFGQPLLRYFPFTRLGIWLFNETRRSILKREL